A genomic window from Fibrobacterota bacterium includes:
- a CDS encoding aspartoacylase, with amino-acid sequence MDSQGAGRNKPTGKPREVVIVGGTHGNEKGGIWTVRHMQAKPADFPAPGLSVRAILANPEAIERNLRYLDRDLNRCFGPELANAAPDHPLRERRRALALADEICPHGAAPDLVVDLHNTTSNMGVTWILPSLSPWPLYLAWQASLRDPRVRILHTPETSQSNVFLPSLGKDEVTLEIGPVAHGTHCHWAWEAAESHVRALLQTLSDLPDSFDPVAALAGARFEFFQTVSIERYPVDQNGRTRCLIHQSIQGKDFQALVDGDPLYFDPVEGATLFHRGATIHPVFLGEAAYVESGISFHATCRLRWDGLQGVPC; translated from the coding sequence ATGGACTCGCAGGGGGCGGGTAGAAACAAGCCGACAGGAAAGCCACGCGAAGTCGTGATCGTTGGTGGTACCCACGGCAACGAAAAAGGCGGCATCTGGACCGTTCGGCACATGCAGGCAAAGCCCGCGGACTTCCCTGCGCCCGGCCTTTCCGTGCGCGCCATCCTGGCCAACCCCGAGGCGATCGAACGCAACTTGCGCTACCTCGATCGCGACCTCAATCGCTGCTTCGGGCCTGAGCTGGCCAATGCAGCACCGGACCACCCTCTGCGCGAACGCCGACGCGCCTTGGCGCTTGCGGACGAAATCTGTCCCCACGGCGCCGCGCCGGATCTTGTTGTGGATCTGCACAACACCACATCGAACATGGGCGTGACCTGGATCCTGCCTTCGCTCTCCCCTTGGCCCCTCTATCTGGCCTGGCAGGCGAGCCTGAGGGATCCGCGCGTGCGCATCCTCCACACGCCGGAAACATCGCAGTCCAATGTCTTCCTGCCCTCGCTGGGGAAAGACGAAGTCACGTTGGAGATCGGGCCGGTCGCCCACGGCACCCATTGCCATTGGGCCTGGGAAGCGGCCGAATCCCACGTCCGTGCGCTGTTGCAGACGCTTAGCGATCTTCCGGACTCCTTCGATCCGGTCGCCGCCCTGGCCGGTGCGCGATTTGAGTTTTTCCAGACCGTTTCCATCGAACGCTATCCGGTGGATCAAAACGGCCGCACCCGCTGCTTGATCCACCAATCCATCCAAGGCAAGGATTTCCAAGCCTTGGTCGATGGCGATCCCCTTTACTTCGATCCCGTGGAGGGCGCGACGCTCTTCCATCGCGGAGCCACGATCCACCCCGTCTTCCTGGGCGAAGCCGCCTATGTCGAATCGGGCATTTCCTTCCACGCCACCTGCCGTCTCCGATGGGACGGACTCCAGGGAGTTCCATGCTGA